From a region of the Apis cerana isolate GH-2021 linkage group LG13, AcerK_1.0, whole genome shotgun sequence genome:
- the LOC107996191 gene encoding uncharacterized protein LOC107996191 — MKLVLLVTLLAVLYIVQYSNSAAVRSEEFAEQLRRIVHEMHPDNLRTQRATESGNDDRPKRNCYDTPCGWNTYNPVTRRSTIFMPNTCKCPDETYKCVRTGENVSMSAYVYHCRQNTTADDIEGETAEDMDYLS; from the exons ATGAAGCTAGTACTCTTAGTGACTTTGCTGGCGGTTCTATACATCGTCCAGTATTCCAATAGTGCGGCAGTCAGATCGGag gaaTTTGCCGAACAATTACGCAGGATTGTTCACGAAATGCATCCCGATAACCTGAGAACGCAAAGAGCAACCGAAAGCGGAAATGACGACCGTCCGAAACGGAATTGTTATGATACACCCTGCGGATGGAATACATACAATCCTGTCACTCGGCGAAGCACGATTTTCATGCCGAATAC atGCAAGTGTCCTGATGAAACGTATAAGTGTGTACGCACTGGAGAAAATGTATCTATGAGTGCATATGTATATCACTGCCGTCAAAATACGACAGCGGATGACATCGAAGGCGAGACAGCCGAAGATATGGATTATCTTAGTTAA